Below is a genomic region from Paenibacillus rhizovicinus.
GCCGCAGCGGACGGATCGCCGGATCGTCATGGTTATCCCGATCGGCGATACCATTCCCCAAGCGCTTAGAGCCGCAGGCGAACTGCGAAGCAATGGCATCCGCACGCGAGTGGAGACGGCGGGGCGCAAGTTAAAGAAATCGCTGGCGGGCGCTTCGTCTAAAGGCATCCGGTATGTGATTCTGATCGGCGAGAGCGAAGCTGCGGCGAACTGCCTGCGATTGAAGGATATGAACGGGATGACGGAGTCGGTCGTGAGCATGGAAGAAGCGGTTCGGCTGCTTCGGCAAAGCCTGTAATGGGCTCGCATACGAATATCGGCATGCAAACGCGCAGAACGAAGAGGTTATGCGCGTCTTGCCGATATGGTTCGAATCGTTCGGTTGAGCGGAACTATACTTGCTTGTTAAGGTTACCAGCTTGATAGAATGGATAATCGATGATTCCTTGAACGCGTTCGACGAAGCGTTGATCGGTGAGCGATTCAACGAAGTATAATCCGATGTCCAATGAAGTTCCGGCGCCGCCGGACATGAAAATATCGCCGTCCCTCACAATCCGCTCTTGGATTACTTCCGCGCAATACGGACGTAAGAGCTCGTAGGCGGATGGATTCGTTGTTGCCCGCTTTCCAATCAAGAAACCTGCCGCACCGAACAAGAGAGAACCCGTGCAGACAGAAACCTTATAGTTTACGTCTCGCGCGGTTTGGATCCAAGCGATGAACGCTGGATCATGCCGCAATGTTCTTGTTGCCATGCCGCCGGGAATGAAGACAACGTCGTATTGGGATAAATCCGGATAGACATGATGAATCTGAACGGTCATGCCGCGATCGTCCGTGATGAACTCCTTATTGGAGCAAAAGTCCCAAGTTAGATCTTCTACTTTTCCTAGAACGCGTATCCAGGCGACAACCTCATAGAACCCTGCAAAATCCATCGTCGTCATTTGATCGAACATCACGTAAGCCAATTTCATCTTCCCATACCGCCTCTCATCGTAGTGGAAAACAAAAAAAGCACCTGATCTGGAATCAGCTGCTTTGCCCAGGCGAACGGCATATGAGATATGTGCTCCCTCGTGGTACTCCACGTTTCGCCAGTTACACATACCGGAACTTCTTATTTCACTTGTATCAGAAAATTTTAATCATTACAATGATGAAATATGATCGCTATGACAAAAAAACATTAACGGAGGTGCGCCAATCGGTGAAAATCGGGAATCACGAGACGCGGCTGGCAACGTTCGCAGGCGGCTGTTTCTGGTGCATGGTCAAGCCGTTCGATGAATGGCCGGGAATAGAATCGGTCGTTGCCGGCTATACGGGCGGACACACGGAGAATCCCACCTATGCGGAAGTCGGCAGCGAAACGACAGGCCATTACGAGGCGGTGCAAATCGCTTATCAGCCGGCGATCTTCCCGTATGAACGGCTCCTGGACATCTATTGGCAGCAGATCGATCCGACGGACGACGGCGGACAGTTTCAAGACCGCGGCCATTCTTACCGAACGGCGATTTTCGTGCATGACGAACAGCAGCGCGCGCAGGCGGAAGCTTCCAAGCTCGAGCTGCGGAAGAGCGGGCGCTTCAAGCGTCCGATCGTCACGGAGATTCTGAACGCAGGGACGTTCTATCCGGCGGAAGACGAGCATCAGGACTATTATAAGACGCACCGCAGAAACTACAATTTGTACGTGGAAGGCTCGGGAAGAGAAGCATTCGCCAATCGAAGCTGGCGCGGCGAGAAAGATAAAGCTGCGTTGCAGCGCCGATTGACCGAGCTGCAGTTCAAGGTGACGCAGCTGAACGAGGACGAACCGGCCTTCGAGAACGAGTATTGGAACAACGCGCACGAAGGGATTTACGCCGATGTCGTAAATGGCGACGCGCTGTTCAGCACGATCGACCAATTCAATTCCGGCACGGGGTGGCCCAGTTTCAGCAAACCGATCGAAGAAGGCATCGTCCGCAAGGAAGCCGAATTCAGCGGAGGCCAAGTACGAACGATCCTTCGCGCCCGTTTATCGGGTTCGTATTTGGGGCCGTTCATTCAAGACGTTCCATCCGGGACGATGCCGTATTACCGGGTCAATTCCGCATCACTGCGCTTCATTCCGCTTGAGCGGCTGGATGCGGAAGGATACGGGCGGTTTGCGCAAGGATTTGGCGGGAAAGCATGAAGCCGTTGGATCGGTCGCGGTTCGTGCGAAAAGCTTATTCTTCGTAGATCATTTTGCGCGTCATGCCGCCGTCGATCACGAGATTCGTACCCGTTACGAAATCATTGGCCGGATCGGTCAAATAGAGGCAGGCTCTGGCGATATCGTCAGGCTTGCCTACGCGCTGAGCGGGATGCTGAGCATGATCGACGGGCTTCAAGGCATCGTAATCGCCGGTTTCGATCCAACCCGGACTGATGGCATTGACCTGAACGCGGTCCGGTCCGAGCGACACCGCAAGCGCATGGGTCAGCGCCAGAATGCCGCCCTTCGAAGCGGCATAGGCTTCGGAATTCGGCTCGGACATGATGGCCCGAGTAGAGGCGATATTCACGATCGCGCCGCCGCCTCCGGAGCGCATGAGCTTGGCGACTTCCCGTGCGCACAGAAACGTGCCGCGCAAATTCGTATGTATCACATAATCCCACTCGTCGACCGTAAGGTCGTATACGGATTTCCAGGCGCCGAGTCCGGCGTTATTGATCAGCACGTCAAGCTGGCCGACGGTTTGCTGCAGCCAGGCGAAACAGGCTTCAATCGCGGACGGATCGCTTAGGTCCAGCGTGCGGGTTATGACTTCACGGCCTAGTCCGCGCACAACACCGGCAGTCTCTTCCAGCGCGCCGGCATTCCGGTCAACGAGGATGGTTGTCGCGCCTTGCCCGGCATAAGCGAGCGCAAGCCCTTTGCCGATTCCGGCTGCAGCCCCAGTAATCATGACATAACGATTCTCGAAACGCATTATGGCTCGCTCCTTTGGTTTGGAATCTTCGTAATTGCAGCTACTCAAACAGATATACCTTTGCCGGGCTCAAAAGTCAAATGGACAATCACCTATCAAGTCCCGGCGCGAGGTTCAATGAGCTCGCAGCAGCTTAACAAGAGAGGTGGGAGATCGAATGACGGCTGCTCCAATCTTCCGGTTTGAGCGAACGGAATGGAAACTCGAAGAAGAGGCATTAGCCATCGAACCGGCCGTGAATGAAGCGAATGTATACTATGTCCTTACTTCCGGGGGCGGTTTGGTACGTATTCATACTGCCGATCGCTCTCAGACTGTCGTATATACGATTCGTGAAGACGAACTCGATATCTCGAGTCACGTCTCCATTATTCTCTCGCCGCTGAACGACTTTGCTGCGGTCACGCAAACGTACGGCCGGCATGGCGTCGTTATCGATTTGCGCAATCCGAGAGTCAGCATGGCGATCGAACGAGACGACTACCACTCCGAGCAGTCTATTTTCCCGGCGGCATTCTTCGTCGATCAGAGACGGACGCTGTTCATTCATGGGACGAAATGGAATCGGCTGGAACTATCCGATCCATCGGACGGGAAGCTCTTAACGGAGCGGCTTATTCTTGAAAATCGGATGGACGAGGAAACTTTCGTCCGCGCCGAGCATGATTTGGATTATTTTCACGGTCAGCTGCTCGTGTCGCCGGATCAGCGCTGGGTCGCCGACAACGGCTGGGAGTGGCATCCTGCGGGTTCTGTAGTCAGTTGGAATCTCGCAAGCTGGCTCGGCGGCAATCCTTATGAATCCGAAGACGGTCCGAGCCGACGAACGCTCTGGTGGGGGAAATACGAGTGGAATGACGCCATGTGTTGGATCGATGCGCATGCGATCGGTATCGCCGGGCAATTGGATGAGGGCATTTTCGATAAGGAAGATGAACCGGCGTTATACTTCGAACGGCATTTCAGAAGTTACGATGTGCGGGATGGCAAGCTTCTGCAAGCCTTCAAGATTCAGGAAGGGCAAATGTTTTATGACGACAACTGTTTGTTTACATGCTCGGAAGCAGACGGATTCATCGTCTACGATATGACAGGCAACCTACGATATCACGACAAGTCGATGCGCGTCTCCAAGTATCAGTCTGTCTCGAAGACGTTCGCGGGCGTACGCGGTAATACGCTTACGATGTATACGCGCGTTCAAGAGGTGCAATGATGGAAGGATTAGACTGGCATCGTCAGTCTGCATGCACGCGCATCCACGCGCAATCGAATGGAGGAAGGAATTCTTGCAAGACACCGTGAAAAAAATTCAGATCGGACAAATCAATGCCATCAATCGATATCCCATTAAATCGCTCGCCGGAGAGTCGTTGACGAGCTGCGCAATCGAACCGTACGGCTTGCTGGGCGACCGCTGGGGCGCCTTTTACGATGAGACCAAGGAAGGTTGGTCCCGCTTCGTCACGGCACGGAATATTCCGGCGATGATGTCCTATCAAGCGAAATTCATGGATGGCGATATTCGCGTAACGTCACCGGATGGGCGGGAATTCGGCTGGGACGGGCAGCTGCTCGGCGATATCCAGCAGTTAACCGAAACTCCGATCGCCATGTCGCGGTTGAAGGAACCGAATCCGGAAGACCCGCGGCTGATGTCGGTCGACGCGGCGAGCATTCTGCTCGTAACGGATGCCTCGCTGCGCCAATTGGAAGCCCAGTGGGGCAAAGATGTGGATCAACGCAGATTTCGCGGCAATTTCGTCGTGACATTGAACGCCGACGCGCCGCTGGAACCCGAATGGATCGGAAGTCGGTTGACGATCGGCGATGTGAGGCTGCAGGTAGACAGCTTATGCGAACGCTGCGTAATGATTACGATGGATCCGGATACGCTGGATAAGGAGCCGTCTCTATTGAAGAAGGTTCATCAAGAATTCAATACCTGCTTAGGCGCATACGCATCCGTCATTTCGACGGGACAAATTAAGATCGGCGACAAAGTGATCTTGGAATCGTCAGCCACAATCGCTGGGCAAGATAACTGACCAGCGTCTTAACAAGCGTGGAACAAGCAGCAAGCAAATAACAAGGAAGCAACAAGTAAATAACAAGCACAGCAAGCAGCAAGCAACCAAGAATATCCAACTCGTATACCAATCAGCAGCAGCATGGACGATGAAGTCAGTCCGTGTTTGCTGCTATTTTTGTGTGTATAGCCAATGGAACGATAACCTCTTATTGGAGGATGTTCGTCGATGATGCGAATCCGCTGGACCAAGATCGTTGACGGGAGTCGGGAAGCAGGCATATAATGATTTTAGATTTAGTAATTTAGTAAATTAGTAAATCGAATAAAAGCGAAAATTCATCGCTCACATGCTCGCCTTGAAAGGAGAAAACCGATGGAATACGAAGAAAACCATGTACTATCGCCGGATCGGAAGCTGACGGAAGCGGAACAGTCCCTCGTCTGGAAGAAGCCGGCTTCCCATAGAACAAGCGTCGAAGAACGGCGCATCTGCAAGGAAGTGAAGCGTAACTGGCAGCGCGGCGAGATGAAAATCGCCACGATCTTGCTCGAAGGAGATGCCGGGTCCGGCAAAACCCAGCTCGCCAAAGCGCTGTCGGCCGACTTCGGGCTGCCGTATACGAAGGTGACGTGCTTCGCCGATATGGATAAAACCGACGTGATCGGCGCGATTTTGCCTGTGATCGCCTCCGAGAGATTAGCGAAGCTGGCTCCCGAGGATGGGCAGCTTCTGCAAGCCTTGTACGAGAGCGACGGATTTCAAAGCGCGACCCATGTCTTGAGCGCATTGCTGAATATCTCCTCCGAAGAAGCAGCGGTGAAAGCAAAGCGGCTGATGAAGCTTGCCGTGGAGCAAGCGGAAGGGGACACGGTGGAATACCGGTTCTATCCGTCCGAAATCGTCAATGCCTTCCGCAACGGCTACCTGCTGGAAATCCAAGAACCGACCGTGATTCGCGATGCCGCGGTCTTAATGGCGCTCAATTCGGCGCTGGAGCCCGACGGCAGCATCAATCTTCCGACCGAGGTCATCCATCGCCATCCGGATTTCGTCGCGATCATTACGACCAACCGCGGCTATGCGGGGGTCAGACCGCTGAACGAAGCCTTGCGCGATCGCGTGCAGCATACGGAGAAGATGGATTTGCCGGGCAAAGCCGTCATGATTGAGCGGGTTACCGCCAAGACCGGCTATCTGAACACGCGGGTGATGGACGTATTGGCGGATACGATCCTGCTGCTTGACCAAACCGCCAGAGCCCATGCCATCAAAGGCGTCGCCGGGATGCGCTCCTTCTTCTTCTGGACGGATGCGGTCGCTTGCGGCATCGGAGCGAAGGAGTCCTTGTATCATAAAGTAATCTATAAACTGACGACCGATCCCGATGAAATCAAGCTCTTGGAAGAAGCGCTGGAACGGCGCGGGTTATTCGCTGCGCTGGATGCAGCTGAAGCCGATATTGAGGCTGTTCTCGAAGCGGAACGCGGAGAAGAGCGGACGGCGCGAAGCAGCCCGGATGAGGAAGCCATTGAAATCAAATCATGGGGAGCGATTGACAGCCGAGCCGCCGGCTGCCGACAGGGGCGAAGACGGAATCGCGTTGAGGAAGTCCGCCGACAGCGAAGAGGGCGGCACCGGGACTTCCGATGAAACGACGGAAATGGAAAGCTCCGATACGGGAGAGGACGGCGAGCCGCGTTATCATCAAGCCAATCCTGACCCGGTGCCGGATGACGAGCGCAAGTCAAAGCAGCCTGATCAGCCGAATAAGGCTGATCGGTCGAAACTCAATCAGGACGCGCGCGCGGCGGTCGCCGCTTCACTGCACGGACGCGTGAAGCTGATCGTTCACCGGCCCGGCTTCGATGCGGAGAACGAGCGCGAATACGAGCGATTGAGCAGCGAGCTCATGCCGATCGTGCACGAGATCGCGCGCAAGACGCTGCCGCTGCTGGAGCAGGAGCCGACGGCCGAGTTCGCGCGTCACCATGCTTACGGCAGCAAGTTTATGGCCGACAGCGTCGTCTACCGGGACTACAATCATTTTGCCAAGAAGCGTCCGCCGACGGAATCTCCTTCGTTGTCGGTCGCGCTGCGCGTAGACGAGTCCGCCTCGATGGCAGCGTTCGGAAGGCTGGAGGCGGCGAAACGCGCCGTGATCGCCGTCTATGAATTTTGCCGGATGTGCGATATTCCCGTTATGATCTATGGCGATACGGCGGATGTATCCCGGCTCGAGCAAATGTCCGTGTACGCCTATGCCGGCCTGCAGCGAGTTGACGACGCCGACCGGTTCAGGCTGATGAACATCCGCGCGCGCAGCAATAACCGCGACGGCATGGCGCTGCGGATCATGGCGGATCGGCTGGCGGCCTCCCCGCAGAAGACGAAGCTGTTGATCAGCTTGAGCGACGGGCAGCCCAAAGCGATGGAGGACTATACCGGAAGGCTGGCGGTGCAGGATATGAAGCAAACGATATCGGAATACGAACGCAAAGGCGTGACGATTCTGGCGGCTGCAATCGGGCAAGACAAGGAAGTCATCAGCAATATTTACGGCAACGAACGCTATCTCGATATTACGGATTTGCAGGCGCTTCCGGGTAAGCTCGTCGGATTGATTGCCAAATATTTATGATTTGAAACTATGAATGGTAACGAAAGGAGGCAATCGGCATGGACAAGAACAAGCGCAAAGAACTGCTCGAAGCCTACAAGCAAGTGAAAACGTATATGGGCATTATTCAGATCACGAACCGGACAAACGGGAAAATTTACGTCGATGCCTACCCCAACCTGAAGAACAAGTGGACATCGATTCAGGCGCAGCTCAATATGGGGAGGTTCCCGAACGCAGGACTTCAGCAGGAATGGAAGACGCATGGCCCGGATGCTTTCGCATACGAGGTATTGGATCAGAAGGAAGCGGACGACATCGCCGATATTAAGTGGGAGATGAAGATGCTGGAGAAGAAGTGGATGGAGAAGCTGCAGCCGTATGGCGAACAGGGCTACCATAAACCCCGAGCTCAATAAACTTCCGGCTCCTCCAATTCAATAACGATTCTATTGCACACAAATAAAACGCAGCCGTCGTCATGACGGCTGCGTTTTATTATGTTTCCAACCATTAAAAACCTACAATACTCGCTCCAAAAACCGCTGCGCGCGCTCGCTCTTCGGCGCGGCGAAGAACTGGTCTGGCTCGGCTTTCTCGATGAGTTTGCCATCGTCGAGGAAATAGATCGTATCCGCCGCTTCGCGGGCGAATTTCATCTCGTGCGTAACGATGAGCATCGTCATGCCGGAGTCCGCGAGTCCGCGAAGCACTTCGAGCACTTCTTTGACCAT
It encodes:
- a CDS encoding SDR family NAD(P)-dependent oxidoreductase, with the translated sequence MRFENRYVMITGAAAGIGKGLALAYAGQGATTILVDRNAGALEETAGVVRGLGREVITRTLDLSDPSAIEACFAWLQQTVGQLDVLINNAGLGAWKSVYDLTVDEWDYVIHTNLRGTFLCAREVAKLMRSGGGGAIVNIASTRAIMSEPNSEAYAASKGGILALTHALAVSLGPDRVQVNAISPGWIETGDYDALKPVDHAQHPAQRVGKPDDIARACLYLTDPANDFVTGTNLVIDGGMTRKMIYEE
- a CDS encoding AAA family ATPase; protein product: MEYEENHVLSPDRKLTEAEQSLVWKKPASHRTSVEERRICKEVKRNWQRGEMKIATILLEGDAGSGKTQLAKALSADFGLPYTKVTCFADMDKTDVIGAILPVIASERLAKLAPEDGQLLQALYESDGFQSATHVLSALLNISSEEAAVKAKRLMKLAVEQAEGDTVEYRFYPSEIVNAFRNGYLLEIQEPTVIRDAAVLMALNSALEPDGSINLPTEVIHRHPDFVAIITTNRGYAGVRPLNEALRDRVQHTEKMDLPGKAVMIERVTAKTGYLNTRVMDVLADTILLLDQTARAHAIKGVAGMRSFFFWTDAVACGIGAKESLYHKVIYKLTTDPDEIKLLEEALERRGLFAALDAAEADIEAVLEAERGEERTARSSPDEEAIEIKSWGAIDSRAAGCRQGRRRNRVEEVRRQRRGRHRDFR
- a CDS encoding MOSC domain-containing protein — protein: MQDTVKKIQIGQINAINRYPIKSLAGESLTSCAIEPYGLLGDRWGAFYDETKEGWSRFVTARNIPAMMSYQAKFMDGDIRVTSPDGREFGWDGQLLGDIQQLTETPIAMSRLKEPNPEDPRLMSVDAASILLVTDASLRQLEAQWGKDVDQRRFRGNFVVTLNADAPLEPEWIGSRLTIGDVRLQVDSLCERCVMITMDPDTLDKEPSLLKKVHQEFNTCLGAYASVISTGQIKIGDKVILESSATIAGQDN
- a CDS encoding vWA domain-containing protein; translation: MRKSADSEEGGTGTSDETTEMESSDTGEDGEPRYHQANPDPVPDDERKSKQPDQPNKADRSKLNQDARAAVAASLHGRVKLIVHRPGFDAENEREYERLSSELMPIVHEIARKTLPLLEQEPTAEFARHHAYGSKFMADSVVYRDYNHFAKKRPPTESPSLSVALRVDESASMAAFGRLEAAKRAVIAVYEFCRMCDIPVMIYGDTADVSRLEQMSVYAYAGLQRVDDADRFRLMNIRARSNNRDGMALRIMADRLAASPQKTKLLISLSDGQPKAMEDYTGRLAVQDMKQTISEYERKGVTILAAAIGQDKEVISNIYGNERYLDITDLQALPGKLVGLIAKYL
- a CDS encoding DJ-1/PfpI family protein, yielding MKLAYVMFDQMTTMDFAGFYEVVAWIRVLGKVEDLTWDFCSNKEFITDDRGMTVQIHHVYPDLSQYDVVFIPGGMATRTLRHDPAFIAWIQTARDVNYKVSVCTGSLLFGAAGFLIGKRATTNPSAYELLRPYCAEVIQERIVRDGDIFMSGGAGTSLDIGLYFVESLTDQRFVERVQGIIDYPFYQAGNLNKQV
- the msrA gene encoding peptide-methionine (S)-S-oxide reductase MsrA, with product MKIGNHETRLATFAGGCFWCMVKPFDEWPGIESVVAGYTGGHTENPTYAEVGSETTGHYEAVQIAYQPAIFPYERLLDIYWQQIDPTDDGGQFQDRGHSYRTAIFVHDEQQRAQAEASKLELRKSGRFKRPIVTEILNAGTFYPAEDEHQDYYKTHRRNYNLYVEGSGREAFANRSWRGEKDKAALQRRLTELQFKVTQLNEDEPAFENEYWNNAHEGIYADVVNGDALFSTIDQFNSGTGWPSFSKPIEEGIVRKEAEFSGGQVRTILRARLSGSYLGPFIQDVPSGTMPYYRVNSASLRFIPLERLDAEGYGRFAQGFGGKA
- a CDS encoding GIY-YIG nuclease family protein; the protein is MDKNKRKELLEAYKQVKTYMGIIQITNRTNGKIYVDAYPNLKNKWTSIQAQLNMGRFPNAGLQQEWKTHGPDAFAYEVLDQKEADDIADIKWEMKMLEKKWMEKLQPYGEQGYHKPRAQ